ACACATTTAaaacgttaaaaaaaatgtcatctaGTTTCATCTGTAGCTTACACTTACGTATGCTGAAATATTACAGACAGCGACTTTGATCAATTTTTTAGACACCGCCactcaatgtacatgtacacacaagAAGAGTTACGGTGAAAAAAGTTGACATGATGCTATATTTTTTGGCTATTCGCATATTCTCGACTTTGACAATTTAGTGTTTTTCTCTTTGTGGGATTTTCCCATAATATTATAACATATGAATGTTCCATCCTCTTAGCAAATTTGCTGCAAATTATTTACTGTAACATGTATTTTCTTCTAGCATGTGCAaaatgaaaaactaaatgaCTGTTCTTgaatattatgataattttctgCTATAGGTTGCTGCAAATGCATAATCAAATTCATGTTTGAATTTGTTCTGgatacaattatgttttataaatgcaaaaaaaaggttttttaacaGGTTCTCAAAAAGACGCATTCTAACTGATGACAAAGTGTttcttttgaagtttttttaagtttgtcaTCACTCTATGAAATAAATGCTTGCCTAATTAGCGTATCACAAAAATTGTCCACTAAAAAAATCCACAATCATAAAATACAGAACTTTTTAGACATCATGCTATCCGTTTTATTGGCATTTGATTAATGTCAAAGAATAATATacagaagaatttttttatttcaagtacGTGAGCCACAAGTTAAATCAAATGACCTGagtagctacatgtattaactaCCTTAAAAACAACCTTTTTACTTTTCTTAGTCAGTTTCTAAATCCAGTCAATGGCAGCTATTTTCCTCTTAACCgctgatttttatcaaaaagaCAAATCAAAAAGCGACACACTGTACTGACTAAAGGTAATCTTTACTGACTGAAAGAAAGTAGTATATATTTGAGCCGTTCATAGTACATCCTAAATCCCATGATTGTAATCTTGAATGCTTCATATACTTGTATGTATAACTTGTTTGCAGTGATTTGGGTTTACGCTAAAAAAAGGAGTTTGAAAATTGTGCAATATGTAAAAGTTTATTTCGAAATACGAACATGAACGAAAATGGTGAAAACAAGGCGTTTTTCTTTTAGGGCgttatattattttagtttcCATTCTTCAGTATATACAGCGTTGTGAATGCATGATAGTGAAAGGgtagaaaaataacaaatatcatGTAGTGGTCAACGCAgtaatttaaaccttttttccTTCAACaagaagtatttatttttattttaggcGGAATAAAGGtccaaattttaatattataacatATATGAGAATCATACATAGGTTCATTTTTGATGAAGAACTATTCTATGCATATGCATTCATGTATGAACTAATTCtcgtttgaacatattttatttcacaaacATATACAAACGGTTTGAtcacaagttcttacaacttacgagGTTTTTACCATAAAAACACATAAAATGTGTGTTTTAAATCtgatttatgttttaattatgtACATGCAAATTCGTAAAAGGGGTTCATTGATTCATAACTTAAAAAAggtaatagataataaaaataaataccaattGTTATCTTGAATATTGCTCTCcttcttttatacatgtatattctgtttgtttgtcattaaattaatcaatttaaacattttatcacatatatatatatatatatatatatatagagagagagagagagagagagagagagagagagagagagagagagagagagagagagagagagagagagagtggtgATGCTCATGTTTGCAATACATTTCACATATGTTCATTCTTTCGTAGAGAAGTATAATctgtaaaagagaaaaaaaaaacattttgtttttaaagatgaCGGAAGAATTCTACCAAAAGTTCGCTTAagttaaattttgtgaaaattttcactttatttaataaattttataccatCTAAAGGTCTTCTAATAACCACATTGTTAGGACATTAAAAATCTGAAGAACTGAAGCGTAAAAAGATGTCAGATGCAAAATGAATTCTTTTACATATCGTAAAATCCGATTTTAGTGAAAAATAACTACAATTcctatatgttatatataaacAAGTACAATTTCTTGTGATTAACATAAATGTATCATACAAAAAGCGTTGTTTCCTATAACATTATTGACTTAggtaacaaataattaaaaaaacatttttaaaaaggcatTTCTTGTAACTTTTATTTCTAAATCAGAGTTCTGTTTACATTTACCTTCATTTTGTCCATTACTTTCAAAGGAGAAAGTCTGAACGTAGGTATCTTGATTTCGATTACCTTCTGCTGCGCTATCttgtaaacttttcaaaaagtatttcAAAGATGTTTAAAAGATAGATATGCTAATGcgaaatatacaataaaaagtTGACGAATATTGCTATACCTTtagtacataattatatacttaCCGGTTGTTTTCTAAAGATAAAACAAACGTTAATATGTTAAAAACTAATAAAGAAAAGGAACATGTGAAATCGCATTTCTGTTTATAGAAGCCGTAACACATTGGATTACATTATATACACTTTATAGAAGTATAGTATGCTTAATTAAATTAAGTTACTTTTCTTCCTGATATCCAAATAAATGAATAGCATTATCAAAACGGTGGCTACAGCGAGAATCGATCCACAGGTGCTAGCCAAAACAAGCAGAATTGTATTTACTGGAAAAAAAAGTGTTACtcataacaattttacattgtaacaattgttatgaaattgattttgaaaattttaatactCTGTAAGcatattcaattaaaaaaaagtattgctATTTAACAGAAAAAGTATACTGTACCAATAGAATTTTCCTTGTCCGAAAACTCTTCCacaatgaaagaaaatgaataattcccCAGGCGGTTGAACACTATGATGCTGTTGGTTCCGAACCACTCTCTTGTAATATTTGGCATATTTAATCGACAACTGTAACCATAAAGTGTAACTACCCTTCCGAAAGCAGAAAGTTTTACCTCGGTTGGAGCAAAGGAAACACTGCTGCGatgaattatttcattattttggtTTCTAACCAAAACTAAACTAAATGGAGCTGGAAAGGATATCAAGCTCAAGGATAACGTCAAATTGTCGGCAGGATCAGCAACAACTGTTTGTTGAGGCATCGGTATGTATGGTGGTcctaaaagttaaaaaaaataaatttaggcATTTGAATAATTTCCCCAAAATGACGTATGTTAATGACTATAAAACACCTTTTTTACCATTTAAGTTCAGACTGACCGAACTTGTAAGCTTCCTTTGAAGTCCTGACCCTCCACAGGAATAAAATCCAACAGTGCAGACATATTTTCCCGAGTCCTTGTACGATACGTCTGTAAGAGTGATTTCCGGGGTAGTAAATTTTCTAACTATTGTTGAATCGATCCCTATTTTGTGCTCCCACTCCACACTGAATGGTGTGTAAGACCCATTTAGTGGACATTGTAAAGTAAAGTCGTCGGAAATATATTTGGTTATAAAGGTTTGTTGACTTcctaaaatacacatacatttcGATTAGTTTTACCAATTTTCAAGTATTGGGACATATGTAATACAAATATCTGAATCTTATATTCACTTaaaaaagcatatttttaacgttaaaatgataaaatatttttctattccAAATGCGTGCGGATCAGAAAGTGGACATATAGGATATACTCGGGATAGCTGAAATACTGTGGTCCAAGCTATTTCCACGGGGTCCAAAACCGTTTTTACATTCCAGAATTGGCGAAACTATGACCCGGTATGTCGACTCTGAGTCAGTTCCTTCAAACGAATAACTGGTAAGCGTGGTGCCACTCGTTGTGATTTCTTGATTGTTCTTTAAAAGTCGAACACTGTATAAACTCGGAAAACATCCATCTGGATTGGTTTGAATTGTCCAATTGACTTTAAGTGTACATCTGTTTATCCATAAACTCATGTCTCCATCTTTTTCTTGTGGTCGTACGCCTGAATAAAGGTTAGacgtatttttttaacatttgcatCTTTCGAGTTATATTTAAGCTGttattatttcatatcaatattttactttattttttttaatcatcaaGCACATCATTATTAAACTTACTGTAAGCAACCGTAAGTATCACAATAACTCTACGAACCAAAGTTTTTTCGAGGCAAAATAAGACAGACATTTTGTGATTAATTAATCTAAAGTGTAAACAAGATGAATTTCAAGTGACTCGTCCAAATTGGAAATGTGTTGTTCATTATATCAAACCGTCACAACATCAAAACACAGTCATTGTTCACTACGAGAAAGGAAATGCGTCGTATGGAGGAAGAATGAGGACAAGATCTGGTTTTCTATACATTTAAGTTACAACACATATACATGTCAGctgttaaaaaatcattttatttagaCAGTCGGgatttttaaattgatgattttGTCTTTGAAGTTCTTATTAAAACTATACTGATTACTCTTCCTATTGTAAGTCGCCATTGGGTGGATTTACCTGACATATTACTTAAACCATTTCATGTCGCATTTTCTGTTAATTTGaaggcttaaaaattaaaaatacactgCATTGATATTATGGTAAATGCGGGTTGGATGAGGCGAGTGGTCTTGAGGCCGACTCGAGCAAAATaaagtgatttatttattttgaatttgagaaTAGGGTTTCTGTTTACCGTTTAGACACCTACAGATTGTATAACATAATTGTCTGATCGGCTTGCattttcattattactgtatttctttaaaagcaatatccatccctttttttagtttttttcagTTTACTCCTTTGTGCTGAATATCAAATGTTTCGACCGGAAGGATGTGGGTGAGGATTTTCTAGTTACAAATTTGAATGATGTACAGGTACAGCTGGTAATCAAACTCTTTCTTTGATTTTCCCTTCTCCATTTTCagagacatttattttttatcagtgTTTACAAATCATGATActttcaattaatttaaaactccAATTAAAAGTTCtcttaatttgtatttcatatttatttttcaaaaacgtgtGAAGTGTCtccttaatttaaaatattgaagtaCATTCATTTCGCACTTTTAAAATTTGTCATTCCCATATCTATCTCGTTTTGTGTCTGGTTGACATTGACATCATGAGAGATAATGTTCGTGTTGTACCATGTTGTACAAATCAGTAATGTTGTGCATcgtaatgtatatatattgaaatactGAAAGCTGACTTTATTGTTTTCGAGAGACTTACAAAAGTCACCAGTGAACAAAGTCAGGATAGAGGCTGCAATATCTCTGATGATTTCCAtgcaaatattataatattgtttgTGTATTAACAAGTTTATGCACATTTATGTATCTCTACTATGATGTACGTTGAAAACATTTAAGATTGTTGTTTGGGTTGCACTTCTTTCTACATAGACATGCACAAATATGGAAACAGCAACTCATTAACAGTCCTTGGGATGGCTATCTGTTGAGGGCTTCATGTATTATGATTGTTCAACATTCGACAGCTCGCAAGGTGTTCACAGACTTCAATTAAATCCTTATTATTTTGTCTTTTCTCAAGTTGAAAACACAATTATCTTGAATATGTTTATGTTCATATTGACCATTTCATGGtattaaaataacacaaaatcATGTTGCTGATTTTAAAAGCCTTGCCAATGT
The nucleotide sequence above comes from Magallana gigas chromosome 2, xbMagGiga1.1, whole genome shotgun sequence. Encoded proteins:
- the LOC136272731 gene encoding uncharacterized protein produces the protein MSVLFCLEKTLVRRVIVILTVAYSVRPQEKDGDMSLWINRCTLKVNWTIQTNPDGCFPSLYSVRLLKNNQEITTSGTTLTSYSFEGTDSESTYRVIVSPILECKNGFGPRGNSLDHSISAIPRSQQTFITKYISDDFTLQCPLNGSYTPFSVEWEHKIGIDSTIVRKFTTPEITLTDVSYKDSGKYVCTVGFYSCGGSGLQRKLTSSVSLNLNGPPYIPMPQQTVVADPADNLTLSLSLISFPAPFSLVLVRNQNNEIIHRSSVSFAPTEVKLSAFGRVVTLYGYSCRLNMPNITREWFGTNSIIVFNRLGNYSFSFIVEEFSDKENSIVNTILLVLASTCGSILAVATVLIMLFIYLDIRKKSNLI